Below is a window of Mucilaginibacter sp. PAMC 26640 DNA.
CAACAGGTATAGGTGCAGGTATTCTACAACGATAAAAAAGTTAGTTTGCGGTTTTTCATGATAGGTTATTTTAGCAGTGTATGGGTCCAGAAATACATATTCGAATCCTTCTTTGCCTGTATTGGCCAATACGCTTGCTGGCCTTTCGGGGCCGTAATAGTAAATATAATCCGGGCTTGCTTTGGGGTATGCCGTTTTAACAGCAGCTACCAGTTCTGATGGCTGTACATAGGGTGTTCCGGGGTTATGCACGGTGCGATACTCATACAAGGCATCCTGGATCTCATCCTGAAAACAAAAGATGCAACCGGTAATACTCACTATAAACACCACTAGCCCGGAGATGAGTCCGAGCCAGCGGTGGCAAAAAAGCATTACACTTTTAAATTTGGTCATACTTATAACTTGTAAGTTGCACTCAGCACAAACTGGCGTAACCGCTGCGGGTTTATGGTGGTGTAACCTGTGTAGTAATGTTTGTCGGTTAGGTTATTTACCGCTAAGCCAAATCGGTATTTAGCTCTGTCGAAAAATAAATTGCTGTTTAACACAGTGTAAGATGGTAATTCAAAAGTACCCTGGCTTACGCTGTTGATGATTTTGTTTTTGCTGGCGTAGTTACCACCAAAACCAATACCTAAACCTTTAACCGCAGTTTCGGGCAAACGGTAGCTAACGTAGAAGTTGCCAAGGTATGGTGAGCCCGCCGTATTAGGGCGAAGTCCTAAAACATCTGGTGCGCCGGCAATAAATTTTGAATTGTTATAGGCAAAACCAGCTACTATGTTAACGGAAGATACAGGGTTGGCGATAAGTTCTGCTTCAAAACCTTTACTGAGTTGCGTACCGTCCTGGATTTGACCAAATACCGCGGAGTTTGGATCTGCGCGTAATACGTTGGTTACCCTAATTCGATAATAGCTTAGCGTACCGTTCAGTTTTCCATTGAATAAGCCCATTTTAACACCACCTTCTATCTGGTTAGCATTTTGCAGGTTGGCAACTAAGGGGTTTCCCTGGCCGTCATTATAAACCCCAGGGTTTAGGAATCCGTTTTGATAGTTGGCAAATAACGATAGCTTATCTTTCAAAGGTTGGTATATCAGTCCGAATTTTGGCGAAAACGCAGTTTGATTAAAAGGCTGGGTGGTTTGCTGCCCGGAATAACTGTAATTGCCTTTGTTCTCGTAACGGTCTACACGTGCGCCAACTGAGGCAATGAGTGTTTCAGTAAGGTTAATTACATCAGAAGCGTAAGCGCTGTAGGTATTGGTTTTATAGATATATGGATAAATATTAGCTGCAGAGACCGGGTTTGCCGCCACGGTAGCATCAACCAATTGTTTGTTAAATGAGCCATAATCATAAGTAGGATCGTTTATCGGCACAACGCCATAAGCATTTCCGTAAAATATTTGGTTGGAATTTTGGCGCTGAAAATCCAGGCCCACAACAAAACGGTGGCGGATTGTACCCGTGTTAAAATCGCCGTTAAAGTTTTCCTGAATCTCTATAGCACCCAATTTGCTGTTGGCGGTTGATTGATCATTACGGTAAATGTAGTTGTTCTCACCCGGAAGATCCGCTAATGTTTTATTTTCTGCGGCCGCTATGCTAATTGCTGTTGCATCATTTACCAGGTAATAATAGGGGCTTGCACCGTTGGAAAAGCTATTGGATGATGAAAATACAGTTTGTGAGGTAAATTTATCAGAGAATTTATACTTCGCCTCTGCAAAATAATTCAAGCTACGGCTGTAGGCTGTAACGTTATCATTTGAATACGCGTTTTTGTAGTCGATATTTAACTGGCTAACTGCTGTAACCCCCATCTGTTTTGGGCTGTTGTAAAAGAAAAAGAAAGGTTTAGCTGAATTACGGCCGTAGAACATTTCAGCTTCTAACAGGAACGACAGCTTGTCATTTGCTTTTATAGCCAGACTTGGTGCTGCTGTAAAATTGCGGCTTTTCCCATAATTCTGGAAACTGCCTTCATAATTGTATGCCGAGTTTAAACGGAACGCAACATTAGCGCTTAGTGGCGTATTTAAATCAATGCTGGTACGGTTGAGGTCGTAATTGCCAACGGTATGGCCAATTTCCAGGCCGAATGCGTCATAGGGCTTCTTGGTGACCCGGTTTATTAAGCCGCCAAATGATGTTAAAGTACTACCAAATAGGGTAGCCGACGGGCCCTTGATCACTTCCACTTTTTCGATGTTAACCGCATCTATACCGGCTGTAACCAAGCCTGCAATACCATTGCGCACACGGGTTTGTGTTACAAAACCACGCAGGGTAAAATAACCACCGCCGTCGCCGGCACGGCCGGTAGCGTCCCACATTTTTTGGATACCGGGCGCATTTCTTAATGCATCATCTACACTAAATACCTGTTGTTCTTTCAATAGCTCGCCGGTAACCGTTGTGTAGCTTTGAGCATTCTCCAGTTGAGTTAGCGGTATTTTGCCTGCGTCATTACTTATTTTGCTGGTAAAGCGGTTTGTGCGGCTTGCAATAACGTTTACTTCAACTAATTGAGATTGGCTTGCATTTACAGTTATGGTTGGGATGGTTATTGTTTCACCGGCAGTAACCATTACCGGTACTTCAACCCGCTGAACACCAACATAAGAGATAATTATTTTATAGGAGCCTGCAGGAGCGCGAAAAGAAAAATCGCCATTGTCTGTTGTAGTAGTACCATAAGTGGTGCCTTCCAGGCCGATTGATACGTTAGATGCCGGTTCGTTTTTTGAAGCTATTACACGGCCTTTGATAGTGCCGCGTGTTTGTTGAGCAAATATGGTTGAAGGGGCTATAAGAATAAGCAGCGTTAATGCCGCAGGTAATAATTGTGTAAGGAGGAGTTGAAATTTCTTCATGTTTATTAAGACTTATTATAAATAATGCGTCAAAAGTACACGAAGATGACTGTTTATCCAAATTATTTAGAAAGATTATAAATAAATAGTCATTTATTTTGCAGAACCCTTTACCCGCGAGCCGTTATCCTTTACAAAAGTCTCCCATCCCGAATAAGATTTTTTGCTTTTTCCTGATGACGTTGTCGGTATACGCTGAAAGGAATGGCAAACTGCAACAGCAAGCCCATCGGTGGCATCTAAAAAATCGGGTGTCTCGGTAAATTTTAACAGCGTTTGCAGCATAGCAGCAACTTGTTCCTTTGTGGCATTACCGTTGCCGGTGATAGATTGCTTTATTTTACGGGGCGCATACTCAGTTATGACAATATTGCGTGAGAGCGCTGCGGCGATGGCCATCCCCTGGGCACGCCCCAGTTTCAGCATTACCTGGATGTTTTTACCATAAAAAGGGGCTTCGATGGCAAGGCAATCCGGTTTGTAATTATCAATCAGAGCAACGGTTTTTTCGAAGATGCGCTGGAGCTTCAGCATATGATCATCTATCTTCTCCATTTTCACTACGCCCAGGCTGATCAACTCTATTTTCGGTCCTTTTTCCAGCACAAGTCCGTAACCCATCACGGCTGTACCAGGGTCAATCCCTAAAATTATACGCTCTTTATTGTTTAGCTGCTCCATCAATTGCCAGCAAAACTAAGGTTTACGCAATGGTTTTGTGCAGGATGCCGATATATTGTTGACGCGAAATCATTTCGGCACCCATACTAGCCAGGTGTTCCGTGTAAACCTGACAATCTATCAGGTCATACAACCCGGTGTTGCACAGCCAAATGAGTGCTGTTTTTGAGGCGTTGCTTACCTTGCTAAACATACTTTCCCCACAAAATACCCGGCCGACTTTTACACCATATAAGCCTCCGACTAACCTATCTCCTTGCCACACCTCAACCGAATGTGCATAACCCTGTTTC
It encodes the following:
- a CDS encoding crossover junction endodeoxyribonuclease RuvC; its protein translation is MEQLNNKERIILGIDPGTAVMGYGLVLEKGPKIELISLGVVKMEKIDDHMLKLQRIFEKTVALIDNYKPDCLAIEAPFYGKNIQVMLKLGRAQGMAIAAALSRNIVITEYAPRKIKQSITGNGNATKEQVAAMLQTLLKFTETPDFLDATDGLAVAVCHSFQRIPTTSSGKSKKSYSGWETFVKDNGSRVKGSAK